CATCGTGCAGATCGGCCAGTGGGTGCTGCGCGAGGCCTGCCGCCAGCAGCGACTGGTGTTCGATCGCCTGGGCCCCGGGTGCCGCATCGCGGTGAACGTCTCCGCCCAACAGCTGGTACACACCGACCTGGTCGCGGAGGTGCGCATGGCCCTGGCCGAGACCGGCGCCAGCGCGTCCTCGCTGGAACTGGAACTGACCGAAAGCGCATTCATGCAGGAGCCCGAGCGCGCCATCCGGACCCTGCACGAGCTGCGCGCCATGGGCGTGAGCATCTCGCTGGACGACTTCGGCACCGGCTACTCCAACCTGACCTACCTCTCGCGGTTGCCGCTGGACAAGATCAAGGTGGATCGCCACTTCACCGCCAGCCTGCTCGACGACGATGTCGACGCATCGATCTGCCGATCCATCATCTTCCTCGCCCGCAGCCTCAACCTGGAAGTGGTGGCGGAAGGCGTGGAAACCGAAAGCCAGCGGCGCTGGCTGCTGGGCGAAGGGTGCGTGGCGATGCAGGGCTACCTGTTCGCCCGTCCGGTGTCGATCGACGCGCTGGAAGCCAGCCTGTGCGGCAACGGCGCCGTCGAGGACTGGTCGTCCGCGATGGTCGCCACGGGCTCGCCGGGCGGCGATTGACGCACGGTTTGCTCCGGGTAAAACTGCGTCCTCCTTCCCCTTCGGCCGTAGCCATGCCCATCCATCGGCGACGAGGCGTGACCTCGCCGCGTGGCACGCTGACCGAAGGCCCGATCGTCAGCACGCTGTTGCGTTTCTCGCTGCCCATCCTGGGCGCCAACGTGCTGCAGTCGCTCAATGCGTCGGTGAACGCGGTCTGGATCGGCCACTTCCTCGGCGAGGCCGCGTTCGCTGCGACGTCCAATGCCAACCTGATCCTGTTCTTCCTGCTGGGCGTGGTCTTCGGCGTGGGCATGGCCACCACGATCATGGTCGGCCAGACGCTGGGGGCGAACGACGTGCCCGAGGCGCGGCGCGTGGTGGGCACGGGGCTCGGTTTCTTCGTCGTGATGTCGCTGCTGGTCGCGCTGGGCGGCTTCGTCGCCACGCCGGTCATGCTCGCCGCCATGGGCACGCCGCACGACGCGCTGCCCTATGCCACGGCGTACCTGCGCATCATCTTCGTCGCCCTGCCGGCGATGTACCTGTACACGTTCCTCATGATGACGCTGCGTGGCGCGGGCGATTCGCGCACGCCCTTCGCCTTCATGCTGTTGTCCGTGGTGCTCGACGTCGCGCTCAATCCGCTCTTCATCTTCGGCCTGGGCCCGGTACCCGCCATGGGTATCGCGGGCTCGGCGGTGGCTACGCTGATCGCGCAAGTGGTCTCGCTGCTGGCGCTGGTCGGCTGGCTGTATCGGCGACGCCATTTCCTGTGCATCGGCCGCCATGAGCTGCACCTGTTGCTGCCCCGGCCCGTGCTGCTCAAGCAGCTGCTGCTCAAGGGCCTGCCGATGGGCGCGCAGATGATCGTCATCTCCTCGTCGGCCATCATCATGATGTCGCTGGTCAACCGGCACGGTTCGCAGACCACGGCGGCCTACGGCGCCGCCGCGCAGTTGTGGACCTATATCCAGATGCCTGCGCTGGCGATCGGCTCGGCGGTGTCGTCGATGGTGGCGCAGAACGTGGGGGCGCGGCGCTGGGATCGCGTCGCCGGCATCGGCCGCGCGGGCATCCTTACCAATTTCCTGCTCACCGGCACGCTGGTGCTGGTGATCTACCTGTTCAACCGGGCGGCGCTGGCGCTGTTCCTGGGCGAAGACAGTTCCGCCATCGGCATCGCACAGCATCTCAACCACATCGTGGTCTGGTCGTTCCTGCTGTTCGGCGTCACCTTCGTGATGTTCGGCGTGGTGCGCGCCACCGGCGCGGTGATGCTGCCGCTGGTGGTGCTGGTCATCGCGATGTGGGTGGTGCGCTATCCGTTCGCCGCGCTCCTCGAACCGTACTGGGGAGCCGACGCCATCTGGTGGAGCTTCCCCGTGGGTTCGCTGGTGTCGCTCGGCATCACGGCGGTGTATTACCGCCGAGGTAGCTGGAAGAATGTGGGGATGTTGCCTGTGGGGGATGCGTCGGTCTGATTACGGCGATGTAGCTTGCCGACGTATCGCACCGACGTATCGCGACGACATATCGCGACGACGTATCGCGCACATCGTGCGCTCCTACATGCGGTGCGGATGGATTTGCCGTGGTGGAGGGTAGGAGCGGACGATGTCCGCGAACCCTAGACGCGCATGCTGCGAATGAGGCCATGCACCAAACCATGCCGGCGTTTCCGTGCGCAAAACAAAGTGCTCTTGCGCTTTGTTCGCTTGTCCAACGTCAGAGCCGCTTCGTTGGGGGCACGGAAACGCCGACAGGACGGTTTGCATGGCTTCAGTCGCGGTAGATACCGTGACGGTTCGCGCACATCGTGCGCTCCTACATGCGTTGCTTGCGAAGGCGTTTCCAGCGCTTGTAGCGGCGCTTGAGCATGCGGCGATGTATCCGCGTGGCCTTGCGCTCCTTGCGGTCGTGGTTCCACAGGTAGATGGCGGGCGTGCTCAGCAGGGTCAGCATCTGCGAGACCAGCAGGCCGCCGACGATGGCGATGCCCAGGGGGCGACGCATCTCCGAGCCCACGCCGAAGCCGATGGCCAGCGGCAGTGCCGCGCCCATGGCGACCAGCGTGGTCATCGTGATCGGGCGGAAGCGCACCAGCGCGGCCTGGCGGATGGCCTCCACGGGAGACATGCCGTGCTCGCGTTCGGCGACCAGGGCGAAGTCGACCATCAGGATCGCGTTCTTCTTCACGATGCCGATCAGCAGCAGCACGGCGATGATCGCCATCAGTGTGAGCTGGGTCTGAGTGACCAGCATCGCCAGGAAGGCGCCTGCACCGGCCGCCGGCAGCGTGGAGATGATCGTCAGCGGATGACCCAGGCTTTCGTAGAGGATG
This DNA window, taken from Luteibacter sp. 9135, encodes the following:
- a CDS encoding MATE family efflux transporter, which produces MTSPRGTLTEGPIVSTLLRFSLPILGANVLQSLNASVNAVWIGHFLGEAAFAATSNANLILFFLLGVVFGVGMATTIMVGQTLGANDVPEARRVVGTGLGFFVVMSLLVALGGFVATPVMLAAMGTPHDALPYATAYLRIIFVALPAMYLYTFLMMTLRGAGDSRTPFAFMLLSVVLDVALNPLFIFGLGPVPAMGIAGSAVATLIAQVVSLLALVGWLYRRRHFLCIGRHELHLLLPRPVLLKQLLLKGLPMGAQMIVISSSAIIMMSLVNRHGSQTTAAYGAAAQLWTYIQMPALAIGSAVSSMVAQNVGARRWDRVAGIGRAGILTNFLLTGTLVLVIYLFNRAALALFLGEDSSAIGIAQHLNHIVVWSFLLFGVTFVMFGVVRATGAVMLPLVVLVIAMWVVRYPFAALLEPYWGADAIWWSFPVGSLVSLGITAVYYRRGSWKNVGMLPVGDASV